From one Agathobaculum sp. NTUH-O15-33 genomic stretch:
- the fabZ gene encoding 3-hydroxyacyl-ACP dehydratase FabZ, with product MLNREQIMEIIPHRPPMLLVDEITELSEEGATGTLHLTGEEFFFQGHFPGNPIMPAVFRLEALAQVGAVALLSIPEYKGKTAVYTGIDKAKFRAMAVPGDTLRMEIKFVKRRGPMAVAEGVVWVGDQKAAEAEIKCAVILD from the coding sequence ATGCTGAACAGAGAACAGATTATGGAGATCATCCCGCACCGCCCGCCGATGCTGCTGGTCGATGAGATCACAGAGCTATCGGAAGAGGGCGCTACCGGCACGCTCCATTTAACGGGGGAAGAGTTTTTCTTTCAGGGGCACTTCCCCGGCAACCCCATCATGCCCGCCGTTTTCCGGCTGGAAGCGCTCGCGCAGGTAGGCGCGGTGGCGCTGCTTTCCATCCCGGAGTATAAGGGCAAAACGGCGGTGTATACCGGCATCGACAAGGCGAAGTTCCGCGCGATGGCCGTTCCGGGGGATACGCTGCGCATGGAGATCAAGTTCGTCAAGCGGCGCGGCCCGATGGCCGTGGCCGAAGGCGTGGTCTGGGTCGGCGATCAAAAGGCGGCCGAGGCTGAGATCAAATGCGCGGTTATTCTAGACTGA
- the accB gene encoding acetyl-CoA carboxylase biotin carboxyl carrier protein, whose translation MDIKELKDVAVELMDALKARGLGEVEIEAEDVRVCIRAKEPAPVMAVSGPAAAASAPAASAAAPTEEAAPASSDGLPAGTRVEAPLVGVFYSAPTPDAPPFVLVGQKVKKGDTLFIIEAMKTMNEIKAPCDGTVVRILAQPGDLVEYKQVVVVIEE comes from the coding sequence ATGGATATCAAGGAACTGAAGGACGTCGCCGTAGAGCTGATGGACGCCTTGAAGGCGCGCGGCCTCGGCGAAGTCGAGATAGAGGCGGAGGATGTGCGCGTTTGCATCCGCGCCAAGGAGCCCGCGCCGGTCATGGCGGTGTCTGGCCCCGCGGCGGCAGCCTCCGCGCCGGCGGCTTCGGCCGCCGCTCCCACGGAAGAAGCCGCCCCCGCGTCGTCCGACGGCCTGCCCGCGGGCACCCGGGTGGAAGCGCCGCTTGTCGGCGTGTTCTATTCCGCGCCCACGCCGGACGCGCCGCCGTTCGTGCTGGTCGGGCAAAAGGTGAAGAAGGGCGACACGCTCTTTATCATCGAAGCGATGAAGACCATGAACGAGATCAAGGCCCCGTGCGACGGCACGGTCGTGCGCATCCTCGCGCAGCCCGGCGATTTGGTGGAATACAAGCAGGTCGTCGTCGTGATCGAGGAGTAA
- a CDS encoding methionine ABC transporter ATP-binding protein, producing MEQDAIVRIRDLNKTFRTKTNTVVALDGVSLDVTRGEIFGIIGLSGAGKSTLVRCINFLETPTAGTVEVDGRELGALSKKELLEARRSMGMIFQQFNLLQQRTALQNICFPLEIAGVKKDEAEKRARELLGIVGLTERAEAYPAQMSGGQQQRVAIARALATNPQILLCDEATSALDPTTTRSILALLKEINKNLGITVIIITHEMAVIEEICQRVAIIDSSRIAEIGTVEQVFTRPKSAMAKQLIYPNGERDRLATGKRYCRIVFDGNSSFEPVVSNMVLECKAAVNIMFADTKDIDGKAYGQMILQLPEDERAASRALAYLETQNVHVEEVDNDAYA from the coding sequence TTGGAACAGGACGCGATCGTCCGCATCCGGGATCTAAACAAGACCTTTCGGACGAAAACAAACACCGTCGTCGCGCTCGACGGCGTCAGCCTCGATGTGACGCGGGGCGAAATATTCGGCATTATCGGCCTTTCCGGCGCGGGCAAGTCGACGCTGGTTCGCTGTATCAATTTTTTGGAAACGCCGACGGCCGGTACCGTTGAAGTGGACGGGCGCGAGTTGGGCGCGCTCTCCAAAAAGGAGCTGCTCGAAGCCAGACGCTCGATGGGCATGATCTTTCAGCAGTTCAACCTATTGCAGCAGCGCACGGCGCTGCAAAACATCTGCTTCCCGTTGGAGATTGCGGGCGTTAAAAAGGATGAAGCGGAAAAACGGGCGCGGGAACTGCTGGGGATCGTCGGTCTGACCGAACGGGCGGAGGCGTATCCGGCGCAGATGTCGGGCGGCCAACAGCAGCGCGTGGCGATCGCCAGAGCGCTTGCGACGAACCCCCAAATCCTGCTCTGCGACGAGGCGACCTCCGCGCTTGACCCGACGACCACCCGGTCGATCCTCGCGCTGCTGAAAGAAATCAATAAAAATCTGGGTATCACCGTGATCATCATCACGCATGAAATGGCGGTTATTGAAGAAATCTGCCAGCGCGTCGCCATTATCGATTCCAGCCGCATCGCGGAGATCGGCACGGTCGAGCAGGTGTTTACCCGACCGAAGTCCGCCATGGCCAAGCAGCTGATCTACCCGAACGGCGAGCGGGACCGCCTTGCGACAGGCAAGCGCTATTGCCGCATCGTGTTCGACGGCAACTCGTCCTTTGAGCCGGTGGTGTCCAATATGGTGCTCGAATGCAAGGCGGCGGTCAATATCATGTTTGCGGATACCAAGGATATTGACGGCAAGGCCTACGGCCAAATGATTTTGCAGCTGCCCGAGGACGAACGCGCCGCGTCGCGCGCGCTGGCGTACCTCGAAACACAGAATGTGCATGTGGAGGAGGTGGACAACGATGCTTACGCCTGA
- a CDS encoding beta-ketoacyl-ACP synthase III, producing MEIINSQIIGTGSYVPDFVLTNKILEQLVDTNDEWIVKRTGIRERRIAKGMRTWELGLKAAERALENAGITADELDMIIVTTCSPDFFSPIEASVIQDKLGAKCAAMDLNTCCSGFVYASDVADSFIRCGKAKTVLVISAETLSRVTDYTDRGVCVLLGDGAGAVVYRAIDDAGKGIQASFLASDGSGADHLYMEALPLEEDPLQADRSYDQSKRFLKMAGAPVVRFTAWAVPMAIDEALTRAGVSAADIDWVVPHQANLRILDVIAKKYNLPKEKIYVNLDRFGNTSSASIPLALDEMRQKGLLHEGQTIVCTGFGGGLTYGAFVIKL from the coding sequence GTGGAAATCATCAATAGTCAAATTATCGGCACCGGCTCGTATGTTCCGGATTTTGTGCTCACCAATAAAATCTTGGAGCAGCTCGTCGACACGAACGACGAATGGATCGTCAAACGCACGGGCATCCGTGAACGCCGCATCGCAAAGGGCATGCGCACGTGGGAGCTCGGCCTGAAAGCCGCCGAGCGCGCGCTGGAAAACGCCGGCATCACCGCGGATGAGCTCGATATGATCATCGTGACCACCTGCTCGCCGGATTTCTTTTCCCCGATCGAGGCAAGCGTCATTCAGGACAAGCTGGGCGCGAAATGCGCGGCCATGGATCTGAATACCTGCTGCTCGGGCTTTGTCTATGCGTCCGACGTGGCCGATAGTTTTATTAGGTGCGGCAAAGCCAAAACGGTTCTGGTTATTTCGGCCGAGACGCTGTCGCGCGTGACCGATTACACCGACCGCGGCGTGTGCGTGCTGCTGGGCGACGGCGCGGGCGCGGTCGTCTATCGCGCGATCGATGACGCGGGCAAGGGCATTCAGGCCTCGTTCCTCGCATCCGACGGATCGGGCGCGGATCACCTTTATATGGAGGCGCTGCCGCTGGAGGAAGATCCGCTGCAAGCTGACCGAAGCTACGATCAGTCCAAGCGCTTTCTCAAAATGGCGGGCGCGCCGGTCGTGCGCTTTACGGCGTGGGCCGTTCCAATGGCAATCGACGAGGCGCTCACGCGCGCGGGCGTTTCCGCGGCGGATATTGACTGGGTGGTGCCGCATCAGGCCAACCTGCGCATCCTCGACGTGATTGCGAAGAAATACAACCTGCCGAAGGAAAAAATCTACGTCAACCTTGACCGGTTCGGCAATACCTCGTCTGCCAGCATTCCGCTGGCGCTGGACGAGATGCGGCAGAAGGGCCTGCTGCACGAAGGACAGACCATTGTGTGCACGGGGTTTGGCGGCGGCCTTACTTACGGCGCGTTTGTCATAAAACTGTAA
- the nrdR gene encoding transcriptional regulator NrdR, with the protein MKCPFCGFGDSKVVDSRPTDEGTSIRRRRECLQCLKRFTTYETVERMPLMLIKRDGTRQAYDRQKLLNGLIKACEKRPVSLMQLEQIVDNVEQKVFSSLENEISSMVIGELVMDQLRLVDEIAYVRFASVYRQFKDISSFMDELNTLIREK; encoded by the coding sequence ATGAAGTGTCCATTTTGCGGGTTTGGGGACAGTAAGGTGGTCGATTCCAGACCGACCGACGAGGGGACGAGCATCCGCCGCCGCCGTGAATGTCTGCAATGCTTAAAGCGATTCACCACCTATGAGACCGTTGAGCGGATGCCGCTTATGCTCATCAAGCGGGATGGCACGCGTCAGGCTTACGACCGGCAGAAATTGCTGAACGGTCTGATCAAGGCGTGCGAAAAGCGCCCGGTGTCGCTGATGCAGCTCGAACAGATCGTAGACAATGTGGAGCAAAAGGTGTTCAGCTCGCTGGAAAACGAAATTTCCAGCATGGTCATCGGCGAGCTTGTGATGGATCAGCTGCGGCTGGTGGACGAGATCGCGTACGTGCGCTTTGCCTCGGTCTATCGTCAGTTTAAGGATATCAGCTCCTTTATGGACGAGCTGAATACCCTGATACGCGAAAAATAA
- a CDS encoding sugar phosphate isomerase/epimerase family protein, with amino-acid sequence MVRIGISTACFYPEPIEEALPVIAGLGVHAIEVFVNTESEFSPAFAQSFGAQARALGLDIVSVHPFTSLMEGILLFSDYSRRTDDGMRQYERYFTFAESLGARFLTFHGERDMGGPDDPARFAHKAEIYRRLCALGASHGVTLAQENVAWCKSKNPAFLRNLYEAVPELHFTLDIKQARRAGRDPREFIEAVGERIVNIHINDFDANESCLLPGAGNMDYGDFFSRMRAVHYDGHALIEVYRSNFHDPAEFTRSLRVLSRYGTV; translated from the coding sequence ATGGTTCGCATCGGCATTTCGACCGCATGCTTTTATCCTGAACCGATCGAGGAGGCGCTGCCCGTGATAGCCGGGCTCGGCGTGCACGCGATCGAGGTGTTCGTCAACACAGAAAGCGAATTTTCGCCTGCGTTCGCACAGAGCTTTGGCGCGCAGGCGCGCGCGCTGGGGCTGGATATCGTATCTGTACACCCGTTCACCTCGCTGATGGAGGGGATCTTGCTGTTTTCCGATTACAGCCGCCGCACGGACGACGGCATGCGGCAGTATGAACGGTATTTTACCTTTGCCGAGAGCTTGGGCGCGCGCTTTCTCACCTTTCACGGAGAACGCGACATGGGCGGTCCGGACGATCCCGCGCGGTTTGCGCATAAGGCGGAGATATACCGCCGCCTATGCGCACTCGGCGCGTCGCACGGTGTGACGCTTGCGCAGGAGAATGTGGCGTGGTGCAAATCAAAGAACCCTGCCTTTCTGCGCAATCTGTATGAAGCCGTGCCCGAATTGCACTTCACGCTCGATATCAAGCAGGCCCGGCGCGCGGGGCGCGACCCGCGCGAATTTATCGAAGCGGTGGGCGAGCGGATCGTCAATATCCATATCAACGACTTTGATGCAAACGAAAGCTGCCTGCTGCCCGGCGCGGGCAATATGGATTACGGCGACTTTTTCAGCCGTATGCGCGCGGTCCATTACGATGGGCACGCGCTGATCGAGGTATACCGCTCGAATTTCCACGATCCGGCCGAGTTTACCCGCTCCCTTCGCGTGCTTTCCCGCTACGGTACCGTGTAG
- a CDS encoding MetQ/NlpA family ABC transporter substrate-binding protein, with protein MKKKIAALLACTLCLSALAACGGNDAKGEEDKTITVGASPTPHAEILNAAKDVLAEQGYTLVVKEFSDYVIPNTALVDGELDANYFQHTPYLNTFNQENGADLAVAVEMHYEPFGVYPGKTASLDELKDGATVAIPNDGSNEARALLLLQDAGLIKLKDGIDPTSKDATVLSIVENPKNLKISEIAAEQLPRSLQDVDIAVINGNYALQAGLNANDNAIATETPDYGKVYVNVVACRSEDKDSDKMKALADALHSDTVKKFIEDTYKGAVVPTF; from the coding sequence ATGAAGAAGAAAATTGCAGCCCTGCTGGCATGCACGCTATGCCTGTCGGCCCTTGCCGCCTGCGGTGGCAATGACGCTAAGGGCGAAGAAGACAAGACGATCACCGTCGGTGCCTCGCCTACACCCCATGCGGAGATCCTAAACGCCGCCAAGGACGTGTTGGCCGAACAGGGGTATACGCTGGTCGTGAAGGAATTTTCCGATTACGTCATTCCGAACACGGCATTGGTAGACGGTGAGCTGGATGCGAACTACTTCCAGCATACACCGTACCTCAATACCTTTAATCAGGAAAACGGTGCAGATCTGGCTGTCGCGGTAGAGATGCACTATGAGCCGTTTGGCGTATATCCCGGCAAGACTGCTTCGCTAGATGAGTTAAAGGATGGCGCGACAGTGGCTATTCCCAACGACGGCTCAAACGAAGCGCGCGCGCTGCTGCTGTTGCAGGACGCTGGGCTGATCAAGCTGAAGGACGGCATTGATCCGACCTCCAAAGATGCTACCGTACTTTCTATTGTAGAGAATCCGAAGAATTTGAAGATTTCGGAGATCGCCGCCGAACAGTTGCCGCGCTCTCTGCAGGATGTTGATATTGCGGTCATTAATGGCAACTATGCGCTGCAGGCCGGACTGAACGCGAACGACAACGCGATCGCTACCGAAACCCCGGATTACGGTAAGGTATACGTCAATGTTGTTGCTTGCCGCTCCGAAGATAAGGATTCGGATAAAATGAAGGCGCTCGCCGACGCGCTGCACTCCGATACGGTAAAGAAATTTATCGAGGACACCTATAAGGGCGCAGTCGTTCCCACATTTTAA
- a CDS encoding nitronate monooxygenase → MNTKITKLLGIEYPIVQGAMAWIAEHHLAAAVSGAGGLGIIAGGAAPVDYIRDEIRKARAITDKPLGMNIMLLSPNADDLAQLAIDEKIEVLTTGAGNPGKYMESWKNAGIKVMPVVASVALAKRMERAGADAVIAEGMEGGGHIGEATTMSLLPQVIDAVDIPVIGAGGVADGRGMAALLLLGAEGVQCGTVFLATPECQISDKYKELVLKATDISTVVTGRPSGHPVRSLKTPMARKCLELEKINTEQSLEELEAATAGSLRKAVQDGNYEEGTFMSGQIAGMLRELRPCEDVIKGMTAKAEELLKNAYKRFE, encoded by the coding sequence ATGAATACCAAGATCACAAAACTGCTCGGCATCGAGTATCCGATTGTACAGGGCGCGATGGCGTGGATCGCCGAGCATCATCTGGCGGCGGCCGTATCGGGGGCCGGCGGCCTTGGCATCATCGCGGGCGGCGCCGCGCCGGTGGACTATATCCGGGATGAGATACGCAAGGCGCGCGCTATTACGGACAAGCCCCTTGGCATGAACATCATGCTGCTTTCTCCCAACGCGGACGACCTCGCGCAGCTCGCGATCGACGAAAAGATCGAAGTGCTGACGACCGGCGCGGGCAATCCGGGCAAGTATATGGAAAGCTGGAAGAACGCGGGCATCAAGGTAATGCCGGTCGTCGCTTCCGTGGCGCTGGCCAAGCGCATGGAGCGAGCGGGCGCGGACGCGGTCATCGCGGAAGGCATGGAAGGCGGCGGCCATATCGGCGAGGCCACAACGATGAGCCTGCTGCCGCAGGTGATCGACGCGGTCGATATTCCGGTCATCGGCGCGGGCGGCGTTGCGGATGGCCGCGGCATGGCGGCGCTGCTGCTGTTGGGCGCGGAAGGCGTGCAGTGCGGCACGGTGTTCCTTGCCACGCCGGAATGCCAGATTTCCGATAAGTATAAGGAACTGGTCCTCAAGGCGACCGATATTTCGACCGTTGTGACCGGGCGCCCGTCCGGACACCCGGTGCGCTCGCTCAAGACCCCGATGGCGCGCAAATGCTTGGAGCTGGAGAAGATCAATACAGAGCAGTCGCTGGAAGAGCTCGAGGCCGCGACCGCGGGCTCGCTGCGCAAAGCCGTGCAGGACGGCAACTATGAAGAGGGCACCTTTATGTCCGGACAGATCGCGGGCATGCTGAGAGAGCTGCGGCCGTGCGAGGACGTGATCAAGGGTATGACCGCTAAGGCGGAAGAACTGCTCAAAAACGCTTACAAGCGCTTTGAATAA
- the fabG gene encoding 3-oxoacyl-[acyl-carrier-protein] reductase yields MGIAIVTGASRGIGAAIAEKLAAEGHDVVLNCASNAAKAEAVAEKCRAHGGKALVKVWDVSDHAACEKAVQEVKEELGVPSILVNNAGITRDGLMVRMKEDQFDEVISINLKGAYNMLQVCGAMMMRAKAGRIVNISSISGMVGNAGQINYCAAKAGLIGMTKTAAKELGPRGVTVNAVAPGFIDTDMTEGLADALKENAKKQISLGRFGKPEEIAEAVAFLASDKASFVTGQVLVVDGGMI; encoded by the coding sequence ATGGGAATTGCAATCGTAACCGGCGCGTCGCGCGGTATCGGCGCGGCGATCGCGGAAAAGCTGGCCGCAGAAGGCCATGACGTGGTTCTAAACTGTGCGTCAAACGCGGCGAAAGCCGAGGCGGTCGCGGAAAAGTGCCGCGCCCATGGGGGAAAAGCCCTTGTCAAGGTTTGGGACGTTTCCGACCACGCGGCCTGTGAAAAGGCCGTGCAGGAGGTCAAGGAGGAGCTTGGCGTTCCGTCCATCCTCGTCAACAACGCGGGCATCACCCGCGACGGCCTGATGGTTCGCATGAAGGAAGATCAGTTCGACGAGGTCATCAGCATCAACCTGAAGGGCGCTTACAATATGCTGCAGGTGTGCGGCGCCATGATGATGCGCGCCAAGGCCGGGCGGATCGTCAACATATCTTCGATCTCCGGCATGGTGGGCAACGCGGGTCAGATCAACTACTGCGCGGCCAAGGCCGGCCTGATCGGCATGACCAAGACCGCGGCCAAGGAGCTCGGCCCGCGCGGCGTGACCGTCAACGCGGTAGCGCCCGGCTTTATCGATACCGATATGACCGAGGGGCTGGCCGATGCACTCAAGGAAAACGCGAAAAAGCAGATCTCGCTCGGCCGCTTCGGCAAGCCGGAGGAGATCGCGGAGGCGGTGGCTTTCCTCGCTTCCGATAAGGCCAGCTTTGTCACGGGTCAGGTGCTCGTGGTGGACGGCGGCATGATATAA
- the fabD gene encoding ACP S-malonyltransferase encodes MEYGFAFFPGQGAQAPGMGKDLFESSAAARAVFEEASEGAGRDVAKLCFDSEKDVLSRTENSQIAIFTHSMAALAALREAGVSFKAAAGFSLGEYTALAAAGVVSLADGIKIVSMRGRLMQQAADSIDGGMAAIMGLDDEKIEQACNAVTCGIVRPVNYNCPGQLVIAGERGALEQAMENCKAAGARRAVPLAVSGAFHTPLMAEAAKELRAFVADFNFHAPTMDIYSNLDGKKLSLTDLPAHLEQHMVSPVRWKTLVANGMAAGLTTACEIGPGKTLTGFAGKISKELVCKPVADMAGVQDAAE; translated from the coding sequence ATGGAATACGGCTTTGCATTTTTCCCCGGTCAGGGCGCGCAGGCGCCGGGTATGGGCAAGGATTTATTTGAGAGCAGCGCCGCTGCCAGAGCGGTTTTTGAGGAAGCGAGCGAGGGCGCCGGGCGCGACGTGGCAAAGCTTTGCTTTGACAGCGAAAAGGACGTGCTCTCCCGCACGGAAAACAGCCAGATCGCTATTTTTACGCATTCCATGGCGGCGCTTGCCGCGCTGCGGGAAGCAGGCGTATCTTTTAAGGCCGCCGCCGGTTTTTCGCTCGGCGAATACACCGCGCTGGCCGCGGCGGGCGTGGTATCGCTGGCGGATGGCATCAAGATTGTATCCATGCGCGGCAGGCTGATGCAGCAGGCGGCGGATTCGATCGACGGCGGCATGGCCGCCATCATGGGGCTGGACGATGAAAAGATCGAGCAGGCCTGCAATGCGGTCACCTGCGGTATCGTTCGCCCGGTCAACTACAACTGTCCCGGCCAGCTCGTCATAGCGGGCGAGCGCGGGGCGCTGGAACAGGCGATGGAGAACTGCAAAGCCGCGGGCGCGCGCCGCGCGGTGCCGCTTGCCGTTTCAGGCGCGTTCCACACGCCGCTGATGGCGGAGGCCGCAAAGGAGTTGCGCGCGTTTGTCGCCGATTTTAACTTCCACGCGCCCACGATGGATATTTACTCCAATTTAGACGGCAAGAAGCTTTCTTTAACCGACCTGCCCGCTCACCTAGAGCAGCACATGGTCTCCCCCGTCCGCTGGAAGACGTTGGTTGCGAACGGCATGGCGGCGGGCCTGACGACCGCGTGCGAGATCGGCCCCGGCAAGACCTTGACCGGCTTTGCCGGCAAGATCAGCAAAGAACTCGTCTGCAAGCCGGTCGCCGACATGGCGGGCGTGCAGGACGCAGCGGAATAA
- the secF gene encoding protein translocase subunit SecF: protein MKAKFPILKNFKIFGIISILLCATGLVGLLALPFGQNLFNLDIDFAGGTEMEFNMHQTVTQDIQNEVTALFKEATGTDASSVTSAGDKDELVSIRSSSIDSEKRAAVIKAMLEKYSLDEKTDINKNDDVSPSVGSDLQKAAFLCAIVAIVLMMIYITIRFELTSGLAAVCCLVHDLLIMLTCYVVFQLPLNVNFIAAALTILGYSINASIIVFDRIRENLRTARKEPFESVAERSVWQTMGRTINTTLTTLFTVGMIFILGVPSLKQFTLPLIIGIIAGGYSSIFMSASLWNFFRKHMRKKKA, encoded by the coding sequence ATGAAAGCAAAGTTCCCGATTTTAAAGAATTTCAAAATTTTCGGCATTATCTCCATCCTGCTGTGCGCGACCGGTCTGGTCGGCCTGCTGGCGCTGCCGTTCGGACAGAATCTGTTCAATTTGGACATCGATTTTGCCGGCGGCACCGAAATGGAGTTCAATATGCATCAAACGGTGACGCAGGATATCCAGAACGAGGTGACCGCCCTGTTCAAGGAAGCCACCGGCACGGATGCTTCCTCCGTCACCTCGGCGGGCGATAAGGACGAGCTGGTCTCCATCCGTTCCTCCTCCATCGATTCGGAGAAGCGCGCCGCCGTGATCAAGGCGATGCTCGAAAAGTACAGCCTCGATGAAAAAACCGATATCAACAAGAACGACGACGTCAGCCCTTCGGTCGGCAGCGATTTGCAAAAGGCCGCGTTCCTGTGCGCGATCGTCGCCATCGTTCTGATGATGATCTATATTACCATCCGGTTCGAACTGACCTCCGGTCTCGCGGCGGTCTGCTGTCTGGTGCACGATCTGCTGATCATGCTCACCTGCTATGTGGTGTTCCAGCTGCCGCTGAACGTAAACTTCATCGCCGCGGCGCTCACCATCCTCGGTTACTCGATCAACGCGTCGATCATCGTGTTTGACCGTATCCGTGAAAATCTGCGCACCGCGCGTAAGGAGCCGTTCGAGTCCGTGGCCGAGCGTTCGGTCTGGCAGACAATGGGCCGTACGATCAACACCACGCTGACCACGCTGTTCACCGTCGGTATGATCTTTATCCTCGGCGTGCCGAGCCTCAAGCAGTTCACGCTGCCGCTGATCATCGGCATTATCGCGGGCGGTTATTCTTCCATCTTCATGTCCGCATCTCTGTGGAACTTCTTCCGCAAGCATATGCGTAAGAAGAAGGCGTAA
- a CDS encoding methionine ABC transporter permease produces MLTPELWGLMGTSLLETLYMVILATAFSYLIGLPIGLALVATERDGIRPLPAFNKVLGFVVNILRSVPFLILLVYVQPLTRAIVGTSIGSTATIVPLVIAAAPYVGRMVESSIKEVSFGVIEAAQSMGASPWQIVTKVLVPEAKPSLLVGAAISIVTILSYSAMAGFVAGGGLGTVAINYGYNRYQFDIMTVAVVIIVIVVQIFQECGLWLAKKLDKRNR; encoded by the coding sequence ATGCTTACGCCTGAACTCTGGGGCCTAATGGGCACTAGCCTGCTGGAAACCTTATATATGGTCATTCTGGCTACCGCTTTTTCTTATTTGATCGGCTTGCCAATCGGCCTTGCGCTCGTTGCCACCGAGCGGGACGGTATTCGCCCGCTGCCGGCGTTTAATAAGGTGCTGGGCTTTGTGGTCAATATTTTGCGTTCGGTACCGTTTTTGATTTTGCTGGTTTATGTTCAGCCGTTGACCCGCGCGATTGTGGGCACCTCGATAGGTTCGACGGCGACCATCGTGCCGTTGGTCATCGCCGCGGCTCCCTATGTGGGGCGTATGGTCGAAAGTTCGATCAAAGAAGTCAGCTTTGGCGTGATCGAAGCCGCACAGTCGATGGGAGCAAGCCCGTGGCAGATCGTGACCAAAGTTCTTGTGCCCGAGGCCAAGCCGTCGCTGCTGGTCGGCGCGGCGATCTCGATCGTCACGATTTTAAGCTATTCCGCCATGGCCGGTTTTGTTGCGGGCGGCGGTCTTGGTACGGTTGCTATCAACTATGGCTACAACCGCTATCAGTTCGATATCATGACCGTCGCAGTTGTCATCATTGTTATCGTGGTGCAAATTTTTCAGGAGTGCGGACTGTGGCTGGCAAAAAAGCTGGATAAACGCAACCGTTAA
- the fabF gene encoding beta-ketoacyl-ACP synthase II, giving the protein MERVVITGMGAITPVGNDVETFWESLKNGKCGIGPITRFDTADFKVKLAAEVKDFQVEDYIDKREARRMDLNCHFAIAAAQQAVDQAGLTEGSFDPFRTGVIFGSGVGGLKVAEDEVTKMNEKGPGRVSPVCIPQMIANMAAAHISMRFGFKGENFCPVSACATGNHAIGEAMRAIRHGYQDIVLCGGTENGIIPISMAGFQNMKAVHTGEDPTCASVPFDARRSGFVMGEGAGCLVLESLSHAKARGATILAEVAGYGASGDAYHITSPDPSGEAASRAILGAITDAGLAPADVDYINAHGTSTPINEKYETIAIKKAFGDEAYKVKVSSTKSMTGHLLGGAAAIEAIACVLAIRDGIIPPTIGYKEPDPDCDLDITPNQAVEAKVDVAISNSLGFGGHNACILIRKV; this is encoded by the coding sequence ATGGAACGAGTAGTCATTACTGGTATGGGCGCGATCACGCCCGTAGGCAATGATGTGGAAACGTTTTGGGAATCGCTTAAAAACGGTAAGTGCGGCATTGGGCCGATCACGCGGTTTGATACGGCTGATTTTAAAGTAAAGCTGGCCGCCGAAGTCAAGGACTTTCAGGTAGAGGATTATATCGATAAGCGCGAAGCGCGCCGCATGGATTTAAACTGCCACTTTGCGATCGCGGCGGCCCAGCAGGCGGTCGATCAGGCCGGTCTGACCGAGGGTAGCTTTGATCCCTTCCGCACGGGCGTGATCTTCGGCTCGGGTGTGGGCGGTCTTAAGGTCGCGGAAGATGAAGTGACCAAGATGAACGAAAAGGGGCCGGGCCGCGTTTCTCCGGTCTGCATTCCGCAGATGATCGCCAACATGGCGGCCGCGCACATTTCCATGCGGTTTGGTTTCAAGGGCGAGAATTTCTGCCCGGTCTCCGCTTGCGCGACGGGCAACCACGCGATCGGCGAGGCCATGCGCGCCATCCGTCACGGCTATCAGGATATCGTCCTTTGCGGCGGCACGGAAAACGGCATCATTCCGATATCCATGGCGGGCTTCCAGAACATGAAGGCCGTGCACACGGGCGAAGACCCGACGTGCGCTTCGGTTCCGTTTGACGCGCGCCGTTCGGGCTTTGTCATGGGCGAGGGCGCGGGGTGCCTCGTGCTCGAAAGCCTGTCGCACGCCAAGGCGCGCGGCGCCACGATCTTGGCCGAGGTGGCCGGCTACGGCGCTTCGGGCGACGCTTACCACATCACCAGCCCCGACCCCTCGGGCGAAGCGGCTTCCCGCGCCATCCTCGGCGCGATCACGGACGCGGGCCTCGCCCCGGCGGATGTCGACTATATCAACGCGCACGGCACCTCCACCCCGATCAACGAAAAGTATGAAACGATCGCGATCAAAAAGGCGTTCGGCGACGAGGCGTATAAGGTCAAGGTATCCTCCACCAAGTCGATGACCGGCCACCTGCTGGGCGGCGCGGCCGCTATCGAAGCGATCGCCTGCGTTTTGGCGATCCGCGACGGGATCATCCCGCCGACGATCGGCTACAAGGAGCCCGACCCGGACTGCGACCTCGATATCACGCCCAATCAGGCGGTGGAGGCCAAGGTGGACGTCGCGATCTCCAATTCGCTCGGCTTTGGCGGGCACAACGCCTGCATACTGATCAGGAAGGTGTAA